The Flavobacterium psychrotrophum region AACAAGGTACTGAAGCTAAAGCATAAAAGCTTTTTTGTGGCAGAAATGCCCAATTATAAAATGCCGCTGTTTAAAAACGTAGGCATTACCGTGATCGAAAAAACCAAAGCCTTTGTAATGGGTGCAGGTAAAATAATCCTGGCACTATCGGTTATTATATGGTTCCTTGGTTCGCATGGGCCGGGCGATGATTTTAAAAATGCCGAAGAAATAGTAAAAGCCGACGCGCAGCAACGCGGCATCAGCCCTGAGGAGTGGGATGAAATGACGGCCTCTTATCAACTGGAGCACTCGTACATCGGCATAGCCGGTAAGGCAATAGAGCCTGTTATACGCCCACTGGGTTACGACTGGAAAATAGGTGTAGCCATAGTATCATCATTCGCGGCACGCGAGGTGTTTGTGGGTACACTGGCCACAATATATAACATAGGCGGTAACGATGCCGAAGACGAAACCACGATTAGACAGCGTATGGCTGCCGAGATAGATCCGCAAACAGGCGAAAAGGTATTTAACTTTGCATCGGGCATATCGTTACTGTTGTTTTATGCCTTTGCAATGCAGTGCATTAGTACATTGGCTATTGTTAAGAAAGAAACAAACTCGTGGATGTGGCCAACGATACAGCTTGTAGGCATGAGCGGTTTTGCCTATGCTGTAGCATTATTGGCATATCAATTGCTTAAATAAAAGTATTATGGTACAGGATATTATAGCATATGCACTGGTAATTACAGCCGTGGCATTTTTGGTTAAGAAATTTTTCTTTAAAAAGAAAAAAGCCGGCTGTGGTGATGACTGCGGATGCCATTGAGTTAAAAACAATCAATAATACAGATCTTTAGCAACGCGATACGTGTTTGTATGCGCCTCTATTATTATTTTAATATCAGGGCTGTAGCCGCCACCCATGCTGCATTGCACCGGAATATTTAGCTTGTTACAAAGCTGTAACACAACCTCATCCCGCTGTTTGCAGCCGGAAACAGAGCATCCCAGTTTACCTAGCTTGTCAGTCGATAAGATGTCTACCCCACTAAGGTAAAAGATAAAATCAGGCTTTTGTGTATCTATAAGTTTAGGTAAAATTTCACGCAAAATATTTAGATATTCATCATCTCCGGTATCATCAGGCAGTGCAATATCAAGGCCTGATGTTTCTTTTTTAAACGGGTAGTTGGTTTTGCCGTGCATAGAAAAGGTAAATACCGCATTGTCCCCTGTAAAAATCTCTGCCGTACCGTTGCCCTGGTGCACATCAAGGTCTACAATCAAAATCTTTTTAGCCAGGTTGTTATTGATAAGGTACTGTGTGGCAATGGCCTGGTCATTAAGCAGGCAAAATGCTTCGCCATGAGTGCTGTAGGCATGATGGGTGCCGCCCGCAATGTTAAAAGCAATACCGGTTTGCAGGGCTTTCTCTGCCCCCAGTATCGTTCCCTGTGCTATACGTAATTCCCTCTCTACCAGCGCCGCTGAAAGCGGGAAGCCCGTTTTCCGTGCTGCACGCGGGTCGAGCGTAAGGTTAAGTAAATCATTTACATAGTCTTTTTTATGCACCGCAAGCACATGCGACATATCAGGCATTCCCGGTTCAAAGAAATCTGCCTGCGCTGCTATACCTTCCAGCAGCAATTGTTGTGGTAGCAGCTCATACTTAAGCATTGGGAAACGGTGTCCTTCCGGTAGCGGATGTTTGTATATTGGATGATAGGCTATGGGGAACATGAAAGCAGTTTTGAGCAAAGATAAATTTTTATCTCCACCCTAAACCTTTTAATACAGGCATACATATTCTCCCCAATGTTATCTAATTAAGCTTAGTGTTAAAACGTTAATTTTTCTGTGTATCTTTCAGCCACTTTTTAAGGTAGCACCAACAATTGACTTTTATTTGATAGCTAATTGTTTATTATCGGTTGAAACCATCAGTAAACATTTACAAATAAACGACCAATATATGGAGGGTATTTTTTCATCATTTATGCTCAGGGAGGTTAGAAGGGGCTTACTGCATTTTGGCAAGATTGAGGTAATGCTCGAAGCGAATACAGGAACTGGTCTTAAGATTCTCGCAGATAATAGTAGCGCTCCATACGGAGAATTACAGCTTGAAAACTTACCTGACAAATGCTACGCTGCATTAGAAACAGCTATTACTTATGGTTTAACTTATGCTTATAATAACCTTAAAGAACATAAAGGACTTACAGTACATTTAAGAGGAATCGGGTATAGTAACCTGGATACAACACCTACTATTTTAGCATACGTTGCCATGCGGGTAATTATTGATAAAATCGAACATGAACTCAGTGAAGCACATTTAAAATCTTTAGAAGAATTGGTTTTTCAATGCTGGGAATATAGTTACTTGGCGCAACCTGATTTTGACAGATGTACAATTATGGCTGAAAGATTACCCTCAAGATACAAAACTGTAGGTAATCCAACTAAAGACCTTCTAATTAAAACATCTAAAATGAGCATCTTCAAAAAAATATCCGCCCTTTTTTCATCTGATAAAAATAATAGTTCTGATCAACTTAAAAAACTGGAGCAACTCGCTATTCCGTTATTGCGTGAAGCCACTAAAATTGAGGTACTGTCTGCAAGCCGGCCACCGGCAGACTCTACCCTGATTTCACACTTTGGCGGGCAACCCTACTTTGAGGCGGGTGCACAATGGCCGCAATCAGAAAGTGGCAGGCCTATGGAGTTTATCTTTCAGGTATTTAATGACGGTAGCTTAGCGCTGCCACCATCAATAAAATTAATTCAGTTTTTCTACGACCTTGATGCTTTTCCCTATGAAACGGACGACGACGGTTGGGTTGTGAAAATTTATAGGTCAATTGATACCACAGCACAAATTAAGATACCACAGCCTTATAGTGATATACCGGTTAAGTATTGCGAAGTACATTTTTCGCCTGTATCATCATTGCCCGACTGGGAAGGTCTTGATGTTTATGGCCCTGAAATAGCTGAACTTGCAGAAATTATTAACGACGACGAACCCTGGGAGGCTTATGATGCCGTAGTGCAAAAGCTAACGGGCAGTTCTGATTATCGTAGCCAGCTGGGTGGTTACCCTAACTGGGTGCAGGGCGAGAGCACACCTGAGAATAAAAAGGGCGCAAATGTAAAACTGCTGTTCCAGATTGATTCAGAAGAGAATGCCGGGCTTATGTGGGGCGACGTAGGGCTGGTATATGTCTTTTATGATGAAGCCGAAGACCGCCTTTGGTTTGAACTGCAATGCCATTAAAATTTTTGCGTTTATAATGTAAATCAACTTTAAAACCAATCATATGAAAAAACATCTTTGTTTGTTCCTGCTGTTAGCAGCGACTGCTTTTGCACAAACACCTAAACAAAACGGCGAACTTACTGCCGAAGGTATGTCTAGCATTAAAGTAAAGCCCGACGTTGTAAAACTAACGATAAGCGTGAGCAAGCTAAACGACTCTGAAAAAAATGCACTTAAGGAACTCAATGAGGAAGTAGCTAAACTGGAAGGCTTCTTTACAAAAGCAGGTCTGCCAAAAGAGAACATAAAAATTGCGGGGTATAATATTAATGATAATTACCGGGATGAAAAAGACAAAAAAGTGTACCAGGCTAATAACAGCCTTAACATAGAGATTAAACTGGACAACAGAGTACTTGATGCACTTTACGGCGAATTGAATACCGGAAATTATAAAGATGTTTCGCTTGATTACGAAACTTCGCTATCTGGAGAACTACAAAAAAAAGTACGTGCAAATTTGTTAGATAAAGCTATAGCGGATGCCAGGCAAAAAGCAGATGCTATTGCAAAATCATTAGAAGTTAAAATTTTGGGTATTAAGCATGTCTCTAAATATGGGCGCGATATTGTAGCAATGGCAAATGAGGTAAAATACCAGCCACTAGCAGCTGCATCTATGCAGGTAGAGGCACCACGGCCTGCTACTGTTTTTGCAAAATATGAAGTACAGGAAATAGAGGAGACAGAGCAAATTACCATTATTTATGAAATAGGGAAGTAAACTTTGTAGAGCATCACGTTAATATTAACCTCTCCTTAACCATCTGCAGGTGTTTACAAGCAAATTGGTTTTTGTATATTTACTAAACCGCTTTTTACCACGGAGAACACGAAGTTTTTCACAGGGGACACAAAACTGCACGGTCTCGGAACCAAAAATATCCATACAGCTTTGTGTTCTCTAAACTACGACGTAGTTCCCTCTTAGTGCACCTAGTGAAATCCTTTGTGTGCTTAGTGGTAAAATAAACCCTTGTGGTGAATAAAAAGAAGAAGAAAACAATGCAGGCAGAAATAAACAAAGTAGAACTTCGCAACCTGAGGGTTGAAGATTATAAAGAGCTGCGGCTCTCAATGCAGCATGCCTATACCGGCAGCGATATGGATATGGATGAGCCCTATTGGGGGCTGAGCGACATTAAGCGCCTGCTTAAAATATTTCCTGAAGGGCAGTTGGTAGTACTGGTAGATGGTAAGGTAGTGGGCAGTGCCCTGAGCCTTGTTGTAGACCTTAAAAAGGCTACGGCAAACCATACCTACGAAAAAATTACGGGCAACTATAGTTTTGACACCCACGATTATGAGGGTGAGGTACTATATGGCATTGATGTGTTTATAGATCCCGCTTACCGCGGCTTGCGACTGGGCAGGCGCCTGTATGACGCCCGTAAGGAACTGTGCGAGCAGCTTAACCTTAAGAGCATTATATTCGCCGGGCGTATGCCGCACTTTAATGAACATGCCGACGAAATTACCCCTAAGGAGTATATTGATAAAGTACGCCAAAAAGAGATATTCGACCCGGTACTGGCGTTTCAGCTCAGTAACGATTTTCACGTTATCAAAATCATGCGCAATTACCTGGAGGGCGACAAAGACAGCCAGGACTATGCCGTACTGATGGAGTGGAACAATATTTATTATGAAAAAGAGCCTAAGCTCATCAATGCCCGTAAGAGCGTAATACGCTTGGGCTTAGTGCAGTGGCAAATGCGCCCGCTGGCAAATGTAGAGGCACTTTTTGAGCAGGCTGAATTTTTTATCGATGCCGTTTCGGGCTATGGGTCAGATTTTGCCTTGTTTCCTGAACTGTTTGTGGCTCCGCTCATGGCCGATTTTAACCACCTTAGCGAGGCCGATGCCATTCGCGAAATTGCCCGCTATGCAGAGCCTATCCGCAAGCGTTTCCAGGAAATGGCTATTTCATATAACATCAATATCATTACCGGCAGTATGCCGTGGGTAGAAGATGGTGTGCTGTATAACGTAGGCTTTCTTTGTAAGCGCGACGGTACCAGCGAAATGTACACCAAGCTGCACATTACCCCAAATGAGGTAAATTACTGGGGCATGAAGGGCGGTACCGAAATTCGTACTTTTGATACCGACTGTGGTAAAATAGGCATCGTAATTTGTTATGATGTAGAGTTTCCTGAATTATCGCGCCTGCTGGCAGATGATGGTATGGAGATACTCTTTGTACCTTTTCTTACCGATACCCAAAACGGTTATACCCGGGTGCGCCATTGTGCGCAGGCACGCGCCATAGAAAATGAGTGCTATGTAGCCATAGCAGGCTGTGTGGGCAATCTTCCGGGGGTAAACAACATGGACATCCAGTATGCGCAAACGGCGGTGTTTACGCCTTCAGATTTTAGTTTCCCGAGTAATGGCATTAAGGCAGAGGCTACACCAAACACCGAGATGACCATTATTGTAGACGTAGACCTAGACCTGCTGCGCGAGTTACATGAATTTGGCAGTGTGCGCATTCTTAAAGACCGCCGCCAGGATTTGTATAAGCTCAAAAAAACGGCACTGGCACAAAGGCCGGAACAAAAGTCTGATCCGGGTTTGAACACAACTGAACAGGAAAATGATAAAACCACTGAGGTAAAGGCTATTCGCCAAACGGATGATACAACCATGAAGGCTGCTGCTGCAAAACCACCAAGGGCAAGTACTGCGCGCGCTGTCAAGGCTACCGAGCCAAAACCCACTACCCGAAGATCATCTAAGTAAGAGAAAAGGTTATATAAAAATGCTATGCAAATTTCAGTTTTAGGATGCGGATGGCTGGGGTTACCCCTTGCCGAAAAGCTTACAGATAATTATGCAGTAAAAGGCTCTGTAACCTCCCCAGAAAAAGTCGCCGTACTACAATCTAAAGGTATAGTGCCTTACATAATCGACCTTAACATACCAGATGCCGCAGTAATAGCTGATTTTTTAAGCGGGAGCGATGTGCTGATTATTACCATTCCGCCAAAGGTTAAAGCCGAAGGCGGCTTGCCTTATCCTGATAAGGTAGCGCAATTGCTGCCTTTTATTAAAGGTGCAGGCATTAAAAAAGTACTTTTTACCAGTAGCATCTCGGTCTATGCAGATGATGAGACGATTCCGCAGATTGATGAAACAACTACTCCAAATCCGGATACCGAAAGTGGCAAACAGGTTTTAGCTGCTGAAGTTGTATTACAAAGCTGCAATGATTTTGAAACAAGTGTGTTGCGTTTGGGAGGATTGATTGGGGCAGAGCGGCATCCTATATATCATCTTGCAGGGAAAAGCGGACTTGCTAATCCTGATGCCCCTACTAACCTTGCCAGTCTTGATACTGTACTTACTGCAATGCTGTATGTACTAAGGCATAATCTGTGGGGTATAACAGCACTGGTTGTTAACCCTGAACATCCTGCAAGAGCATTGTTTTACACCGCCGAAGCTAAAAGGCTAAATCTGCCCTTACCGCAATTTAACCACGACTTGCCTTCAAAGGGTAAGTTAATACTGGGAAGTAAATGCTAATAACATAAAAAATACCCGCAGGCATAAACCATACGGGCAGTTAACAAAATATAATTGGGGGGATGCTCTATATAAAACCCTGTGTACGGGCTTCGTGTATCAGGTCTTCATCATTACCTTCTATTTCTAACAGGCGCTTTATCTTGTATTTACGCTTTTCTATGGCACTTTCACTAAGCGGTATGTAATTGCTTAGGTTTTTGTTCTTAATGCCTTTAGCTAAAAGCAAAATAATGCGCACGTCTATGTCTTCCAGCACTATGCCTTTTTTGCGCCGTTTAAGATAGTTAGATATGGCCTGGCTGTAAAAGGTATTGCCGTTAAGCACCTCCTTAAAAGCCTGGGCAAGCTCTTCAGTACTGCAATCGCTTTTATTTATAAAACCTTCCGGATCTATAGTGTTTAAAATACTGCCAATGATGTCGATTTCTTTGTGCATGGTCATTAAAATGATCTTGCAGTCAGGCATGGTTTCCCTTACCAGCCTGGCAAGGTCTGCCCCGGTGTGCAGCTGTTGGTCTTCATACTGGGGTATGCTGTAATCTATGAGTGCAATATCAAAAGGCTTGTGATGGTTGGCCGATATCACTTTATAGCCTGTTTTGCAATCTCTGGCCTTTACAAACTTCAGTTCGCCGTGGTTATGGTCAAGGTTTTGGAACATGTAATGGTAACCTTCCAATACCACAACGTGATCGTCTATAGCAAGCACGTGTAATTTTGGATTCAAAATGGGGGGCGTTTATAATTGGTGGGACAAAATTAAATTTTAAATGAATATCTAAGTTACGGATTTCCCGTAATTATGCCCCTAAAATTAATTTTTTAAAGCGAGAATAAACAGGTTTTTAATCTGAAATTTAACAATTTATATATCAAAATTACCACTTTATAACGTTGTAGTTATATCAAATTTAAAACGAAAGGATTTATGCCTTTTTGCTAAGCTAAATTTTCCCACCAACGGGCAAATTTTGCGGGTCCGTCAAAGTAAACTTTCTCGCCAATCATGGGTGTTAATATGGGCATTGCTTCTTTTTCGGCAGCTGCGGTAACACGTTTTATGGGTTCGTCCCAGTCGTGTAAGGCAAGCGAAAATTTAGCCCAGTGCACAGGCATCAATTTACGTACACGCAATTGTTTGGCGGCGGTAATAACCTCCTCCGGCATCATGTGTATGTATTTCCAGGCAGGATTATATTGCCCGCATTCCAGCAGGGCGAGGTCAAAAGGCCCATACTGGTTTCCTATTTCTTCAAAGTGTGAGTCAAAGCCGGTATCGCCTCCCAAAAAGAATTTGTGTAAAGGTGTTTTAAGCACCGCCGATATCCACAGGGTTTTATTGCGTTTAAGGTCGCGGCCGCTAAAGTGCCTGCCCGGGGTGGCAGTAAAGTTAAAGCCATCGTCAAAGCTTACAGACTCGTACCAGTCAAGCTCTGTGATTTTTGCAGGATCATAACCCCAAAATTCCAAATGACAGCCCACACCCAGGCCGGTAATTACACGCTTCACCTTTGGCAATAACGCCGTTACAGTTTTATAATCAAGGTGATCCCAGTGGTCGTGAGATATAAAGAGGTAATCAATATCAGGCATATCGGCAGCGTTGTAAGCATCACTGCC contains the following coding sequences:
- a CDS encoding histone deacetylase family protein, which gives rise to MFPIAYHPIYKHPLPEGHRFPMLKYELLPQQLLLEGIAAQADFFEPGMPDMSHVLAVHKKDYVNDLLNLTLDPRAARKTGFPLSAALVERELRIAQGTILGAEKALQTGIAFNIAGGTHHAYSTHGEAFCLLNDQAIATQYLINNNLAKKILIVDLDVHQGNGTAEIFTGDNAVFTFSMHGKTNYPFKKETSGLDIALPDDTGDDEYLNILREILPKLIDTQKPDFIFYLSGVDILSTDKLGKLGCSVSGCKQRDEVVLQLCNKLNIPVQCSMGGGYSPDIKIIIEAHTNTYRVAKDLYY
- a CDS encoding response regulator; the encoded protein is MNPKLHVLAIDDHVVVLEGYHYMFQNLDHNHGELKFVKARDCKTGYKVISANHHKPFDIALIDYSIPQYEDQQLHTGADLARLVRETMPDCKIILMTMHKEIDIIGSILNTIDPEGFINKSDCSTEELAQAFKEVLNGNTFYSQAISNYLKRRKKGIVLEDIDVRIILLLAKGIKNKNLSNYIPLSESAIEKRKYKIKRLLEIEGNDEDLIHEARTQGFI
- a CDS encoding NAD(P)H-binding protein, which gives rise to MQISVLGCGWLGLPLAEKLTDNYAVKGSVTSPEKVAVLQSKGIVPYIIDLNIPDAAVIADFLSGSDVLIITIPPKVKAEGGLPYPDKVAQLLPFIKGAGIKKVLFTSSISVYADDETIPQIDETTTPNPDTESGKQVLAAEVVLQSCNDFETSVLRLGGLIGAERHPIYHLAGKSGLANPDAPTNLASLDTVLTAMLYVLRHNLWGITALVVNPEHPARALFYTAEAKRLNLPLPQFNHDLPSKGKLILGSKC
- a CDS encoding MBL fold metallo-hydrolase, which gives rise to MITLTIVAMCLLAVFVFFKQPKFGDKPQDERLRKVQASPNYNAQLKAFENLSNTPQLAEGESFGKIMYRFFFDKSKRSKPARPLPTVKNDLKGLLPKENVLIWFGHSSYFIQTDGKTILADPVFSGKASPVNGTKAFAGSDAYNAADMPDIDYLFISHDHWDHLDYKTVTALLPKVKRVITGLGVGCHLEFWGYDPAKITELDWYESVSFDDGFNFTATPGRHFSGRDLKRNKTLWISAVLKTPLHKFFLGGDTGFDSHFEEIGNQYGPFDLALLECGQYNPAWKYIHMMPEEVITAAKQLRVRKLMPVHWAKFSLALHDWDEPIKRVTAAAEKEAMPILTPMIGEKVYFDGPAKFARWWENLA
- a CDS encoding SIMPL domain-containing protein, which encodes MKKHLCLFLLLAATAFAQTPKQNGELTAEGMSSIKVKPDVVKLTISVSKLNDSEKNALKELNEEVAKLEGFFTKAGLPKENIKIAGYNINDNYRDEKDKKVYQANNSLNIEIKLDNRVLDALYGELNTGNYKDVSLDYETSLSGELQKKVRANLLDKAIADARQKADAIAKSLEVKILGIKHVSKYGRDIVAMANEVKYQPLAAASMQVEAPRPATVFAKYEVQEIEETEQITIIYEIGK
- a CDS encoding FeoB-associated Cys-rich membrane protein, producing the protein MVQDIIAYALVITAVAFLVKKFFFKKKKAGCGDDCGCH
- a CDS encoding DUF1963 domain-containing protein, which encodes MEGIFSSFMLREVRRGLLHFGKIEVMLEANTGTGLKILADNSSAPYGELQLENLPDKCYAALETAITYGLTYAYNNLKEHKGLTVHLRGIGYSNLDTTPTILAYVAMRVIIDKIEHELSEAHLKSLEELVFQCWEYSYLAQPDFDRCTIMAERLPSRYKTVGNPTKDLLIKTSKMSIFKKISALFSSDKNNSSDQLKKLEQLAIPLLREATKIEVLSASRPPADSTLISHFGGQPYFEAGAQWPQSESGRPMEFIFQVFNDGSLALPPSIKLIQFFYDLDAFPYETDDDGWVVKIYRSIDTTAQIKIPQPYSDIPVKYCEVHFSPVSSLPDWEGLDVYGPEIAELAEIINDDEPWEAYDAVVQKLTGSSDYRSQLGGYPNWVQGESTPENKKGANVKLLFQIDSEENAGLMWGDVGLVYVFYDEAEDRLWFELQCH
- a CDS encoding carbon-nitrogen hydrolase family protein, yielding MQAEINKVELRNLRVEDYKELRLSMQHAYTGSDMDMDEPYWGLSDIKRLLKIFPEGQLVVLVDGKVVGSALSLVVDLKKATANHTYEKITGNYSFDTHDYEGEVLYGIDVFIDPAYRGLRLGRRLYDARKELCEQLNLKSIIFAGRMPHFNEHADEITPKEYIDKVRQKEIFDPVLAFQLSNDFHVIKIMRNYLEGDKDSQDYAVLMEWNNIYYEKEPKLINARKSVIRLGLVQWQMRPLANVEALFEQAEFFIDAVSGYGSDFALFPELFVAPLMADFNHLSEADAIREIARYAEPIRKRFQEMAISYNINIITGSMPWVEDGVLYNVGFLCKRDGTSEMYTKLHITPNEVNYWGMKGGTEIRTFDTDCGKIGIVICYDVEFPELSRLLADDGMEILFVPFLTDTQNGYTRVRHCAQARAIENECYVAIAGCVGNLPGVNNMDIQYAQTAVFTPSDFSFPSNGIKAEATPNTEMTIIVDVDLDLLRELHEFGSVRILKDRRQDLYKLKKTALAQRPEQKSDPGLNTTEQENDKTTEVKAIRQTDDTTMKAAAAKPPRASTARAVKATEPKPTTRRSSK